CTTCACCTTTTCCTTTtccaagagagaaaagagagagaacaatAACATTTTCCAACATGCAACTATTATTAAGAGAGTCGGATGCTGCAATCACCTCATAGCTCCACCCCGGAATCTTCATTCGTTGGGTACGTACGTAGGTgatcttttttctctttaattagGGGCCTTGgtaagatataaatatatatatatatatatatatatgtggaaaAAGATTTCTAAATTAgttttttcctatatatatataattttaaagcaacacatttatttttaatttatttctagaaacaaaaaagaactaTCTCGAGATAATGCATCTTTCAttagattaattaattagtcaATAGCAATGATTCGTATAAAATTTATTGAGTAATTAATACCATCCAAAAAAGAACttaatttataaaagagaaatgatatttgcagtcgtggttgtacaAGCGTTACgcagtctctttgaaaaaagtgaattaatacgggatccatatgaaaaaaaaaactaactttttaatcgtggatcccACTCTTTCTCAAAATGATTGCGTAGCGTTTGCATacttcacgactgtatgtagcattactctttataaaATGCTTGAGAAAAGTATTAGCGTTTAGTTTTGTATATTTATGATAAATTAGCTAGCTATCTCATGCATGCACTTTTTGTTCTGTCCTCCCCATCGGAAGCCAACCAGTTCATGATAAAAGCAGGGAGCTTGGAGCAAGACGAAAAGGAAGGACTGAGAAAGTGATGAAACAGCCAGGTTTGGttaccaaaaattaaataatctcatctcatcattacaacttttttaaattttcttataaaatataataaacaattcaatttttttaaatctcaatacaaattaatagtaaaataattatattataataatattttattcattactttttaaaaaatattttattttatctcatctaaactACATAATCAAatgggaaaggaaaaataagattttctaGCTCCAAGGAAAAATAGggaaaaaataaacagaaagaCAAAGAAGATCATTTTCATTTAAGAGCAAATCCATCTTTTGCTCCACTTTGGTATCTCCTTTTGCACCATACACATCTCCACTGGGAAGTAAACTGCGATAGGCCAAAAGGCCAAAATCTGAAAGAGTTTAAGCAGGTCGAGGTAGATTGGTAGAAACAATGATAACACAGTGGTTGTGATCACGAAAAGTGCCCTCGAAACCAGTCGAAATAGGTTGAGTTTGTAGGGACCAAAATGCCTGCTGCAGCCGGTCGGGATTTTAATATCTTTGGTGACGAATTCATTATCCGGGAATCTCTTTGCTAGGGTTTCCTCAACCACGGCCAAAATGGGTAGCAAATAGATCTGGTATCCTCCTGCAAATTGGATTACAATGGCAGCACTTGCTATCATGTCAAGCAGCCAATATGATTTATAGAAGCCATGAAGGAGGAATACAGGAGATACGTTATTTCCAAAAGCAGCAAAAAGCAAGCAGCCATGAAGCATGGAGACAAAGGTTGTGAGTATAAGGCTACGTCGAGTGGCCTTTTTCACGATTGTCTCAGCTTCTAATGGTGTGGATTTAGCTGTGTCCTGTTTTACATGATCTGGTTAATTAGTTGAtcaacatgatattaatcatggatgtaaaaaaaataaaataaagctatGAATTCAATATATACTTTGGACATGAGATATATATTATACCATGATTTCAATAAGGACGGCTGATAAATCGAATCCATGAGCTGTATCCCCGACTGCTTGGACGATCGTCAATATTTTTTGGGCTCGAGTCATAGTATTATTACTATCCGTTAATGAAAGGTGATCAGTATATAATATCCCATGCACACCTGACCAGAAGatatatataggtattttagtaaattcactacaacaaataagcGTATTTACGGCGAAACTTAGTCGCCGCAAAAACTCTATTTATCGCCGCAAAAAGACACTTGCGGCGGATAACATTTGTCCCGAATTCGCCAGTAATTTTGAGCCAAGATAGACTTTTTCCGGCTAGTGAGAGGAGGGCAGAAATCTATCATTATTTGCGGCGATATTTAGTCGCCGAAAAAAGCCTATCATTTCGCCGCAAATACATCTGTCATacccaaatttttatttttatttttttttctcctctcaattatattgatttttatccaCTCAAATCAAATgaacttcttttctttcttttatgcaaataaaatatttctttttctcacaaatactctaaaattaattgaaatgttgtaaatttcatttcaagtaaaattattttgggCCAACAATAAATTTCTCAACAAAATAAAGTTCTAAAATTGCTCATCTAAAATCTTTATacacttcatttttttaagtctatAAACCATTAGCACTATTGTTAAGGTTTATTGATGTCATTAAGAAAAGtaaatggtttaaaaaaacccacaaaactacaaatttatttaacGATAAGCACTATTGTTAAACTACAAATCTACTATCCCTGAGTCTGCCTCTCTGACTCATATCTCTATAAACTTGTCGTATTTGGCTTGTAGTAACATGACATTCTCTCGTAAGTCATCAAGTTGTCCCTTATAATCTGCAGCCTCTTTCTCATGTCTTTCTGCACGTTCAGTTAATTCTGCTATTTGGGCATCAGTTGCTTGTCTAGATGATTCGGGAATAACCATCTCGCCGAGCCCTCTTACATATCCTGACCTTTGACCCAAAACTTCCTTGAAAATTGTCATTGCAGCCTCCTTAGTCTGCTTCTCAGGCTCCAACTTTGACATATTTGCAGCCATCTTATTCTATAAACCATTAGAAAATTACACATGTTAGTGCTCATAATATGTACTTAtagaatgaaaaattatttgataaaacAATATGTATATTGCTTTTATTTAATACTCACATATTGCTTTTCCATCATAGGAGTTACAAATTTGTCCTTCTTTTTTGACCACCTCACTTCTTTAAAGAAATCAACCACAGTTTCATCATTCCCAGACTTCAAATGCAAGCAAATTACATTCAACTTAGACtgaatatatataggaaatcttAAGGTATATTTCAACCAAAATGGAGACTTACCCTCATCTCCATTAGCCGTACAAATGACCTTCGTCCAGCTGTATGATTGTTTTGTTGCTTCTccctattaaatttatttcgtTCAGACATTCGCTGCACTCACACGAGACatgatataaatgagaaaaatagaagTGTCAAGATGATTATAtgactattttaattaaaaaaaatgccacataatgttaattaagtattgaCCGGTAAATTACCTTGAAGTTCTCGCTTGAATATCGAGCGCATAACTTCACCCAAGTGGCTGGTGTCACCCATGATGGCACATTCGCAAGTGCTTCTTCATTACTATCATATAGCTTATAGGTTCTATGTAAATCATAGCGAATATGATTAAATCGCTTGCGTAGTGTCTTCGTAACCGCATCACGATGATTCTTCTTGGTCCAATCAAGGATGAAGTCATTCTAGAGACAAACATCAATCGAATTAATTCGATACTCTATTTGAATATGTATGAAATTCAATACTTTTACCTGAACTCTTGAAATCAATTCTTCCTTTTCATTAACTGGTACGTTGTGCCAGCTTGCATGACACAAGTCCATATAATGCTTAACCAACCATGTAATTCTTGTAGTAAAAATAAGTGCATTTTCACAACAAGGTGCAGTCTCACCATCCTTTATCCTCAAGGGTATCTTTCCATGTTTTCGCACCTTCTCAAATTCCGTGCATTTTGCTTCTCCTCGCCCACGCTTCCGACAAGGTGGTACTAagttcaaaaatcaaaataaccaACATGTTAAGCATATAATGTAAAACAATATGTAACACTAATaccaataaaaattagattaataCCAGACGAGTTTGTGCTTAGTGGCACATCGACTGCTGGCATATCATTTGGGACGACATTGGGTTGCTCAGTTGAGTCATCTAAGCTTGAGAATGCATCATCTCTAAGAGCAGCAATAGGTACTCTATTTCGAACTTCATTTCTTTGAGATCTTCCTCCATTATAGTTCACGCCACATGCTCGGACTCTACCTCTACCTCTGCCTCTTTCAATTGTTGACATATTCCTGCAATGACACAGTTAGTATACCAATAAACTTTgctaaatttttcaaaaaataacaaacttaATAATTTCAAGCAACTTACACAAAATGATACTAAACTGAAAATAATACTTATATTCAAGAGAAATAAGTGGCTAGTTCATCTCATCCTCCGTTGAGAGACTATCTTCTTCGATGCTACCCTCCAATTCGGCACTATCATTAGAACTGTCTTCACTAGTATCGTTCTTGATAAAACCTTGCTCAAATTGATCCCAATTTGACCTTTGCATTACTGATGTGTCAACATCAACCTACTCTGGCTCTACATTAGGCCTGTGCATATCTGTTTGCAGTGGAATGTCATCAGCATGGACACTCACGTAAACATCGCTAGAATTATCCTCTTGGTATGCATCATCGCTAGAATCAGATGCGTCATCTTCAATAAGGGGTTCTCGTGGAAGGTCATAAACATTTCTATGTATGACCTTTTGCACTACATACCAATCACCACGGATGCTACGATTTTTTAGGTAAAACACTTGTGAAGCttggcatgccaaaacaaaaGGGTCGTCCTTATAAGCTGTACGAGACATATTCACACTAGTAAGATGTTGTTCCACACGTATCCCTCGTTTGGAATCAGAGATGTCAAACCATTCACATTTGAATAAGTAAACAcgacgccaacccatgtagcggACTTCCAAAATGTCTGTTAGTCTACCAAAGAACTCGAGCTTCTCGGATCTTAGTTGTTCACTAATGACCATGACACCTGAGTTTTGGGTGCGACGATGTTTTTCACGATTTGTGGTATGAAATCTTATACCATTGCTTATGCAACCAGAATAGGACGCACCCCAAGGATCAGGACCACATGCTAGGGCATATAAATCGTCTGAAACTTCTCCAGGATTATCAGCACGCATACTTTGAATCTATCACAAGTTCAAACAAGGAACCGCATAAAGTAAACACAATACAAGTTTTGGCGTAAAACAAACATACTAAGAATGAGTTTGCATACATGTGACTTGAACCAGCCTGGGAATTTTGCAGCATGCATATTATCAGCATTATCGGGATACTCTTCACTCACCTGCAAGTAATGCTCACTAGACAAAAGGCCAACACCAGTTAATCAATACCAGTAAATCAATATCTTTATAAACTAAATTAGTAAGTAGTTTGGTTACTTACTTAAGGTATTTCCCAATCTCTATGCAATTATTAAGAACATACCATCTGGCTTTTATGAAAATGTTATCATCTAATCGGTGACGTGATGCAAAACCCATGGGGCGCACCTTTTGTGAAAAAACAGATAGTCCATCTCGTACACCCTCTTCTCCTTCATCAACGTTACGTTCAGGAGGATTGAATCTGGTCTCAATATCATTGAGGTACATGGAACAAAAATTCAAGCATTCTACATGAATATAGGCCTCAGCTATTGAGCCTTCTGGGTAGgccttattcttaacatatctcTTGAATTTTCCAAAATACTTCTCGAAagggtacatccacctatattgaactGGCCCTGCAAGTAacgcctcacgtggcaaatggtaGGCTAAGTGCACCATTATATCGAAGAAGGTAGGCGGAAAAATCATCTCCAGTTTGCATAGAATGATAGCGATATCAGCTTGAAGCTTCTCTAAGACATCAATCTTACATGTTCTAGCacacaattctttgaaaaaagtgctcAACTCAGTTAGTGCCAATCGTACATCTTGGCGTAAGTATCCAGAAATTGCAGTAGGAAGtaatctttgcataaaaatgtgac
This is a stretch of genomic DNA from Carya illinoinensis cultivar Pawnee chromosome 15, C.illinoinensisPawnee_v1, whole genome shotgun sequence. It encodes these proteins:
- the LOC122296595 gene encoding amino acid permease 3-like; the encoded protein is MTRAQKILTIVQAVGDTAHGFDLSAVLIEIMDTAKSTPLEAETIVKKATRRSLILTTFVSMLHGCLLFAAFGNNVSPVFLLHGFYKSYWLLDMIASAAIVIQFAGGYQIYLLPILAVVEETLAKRFPDNEFVTKDIKIPTGCSRHFGPYKLNLFRLVSRALFVITTTVLSLFLPIYLDLLKLFQILAFWPIAVYFPVEMCMVQKEIPKWSKRWICS
- the LOC122295785 gene encoding uncharacterized protein LOC122295785, whose protein sequence is MSTIERGRGRGRVRACGVNYNGGRSQRNEVRNRVPIAALRDDAFSSLDDSTEQPNVVPNDMPAVDVPLSTNSSVPPCRKRGRGEAKCTEFEKVRKHGKIPLRIKDGETAPCCENALIFTTRITWLVKHYMDLCHASWHNVPVNEKEELISRVQNDFILDWTKKNHRDAVTKTLRKRFNHIRYDLHRTYKLYDSNEEALANVPSWVTPATWVKLCARYSSENFKRMSERNKFNREKQQNNHTAGRRSFVRLMEMRSGNDETVVDFFKEVRWSKKKDKFVTPMMEKQYNKMAANMSKLEPEKQTKEAAMTIFKEVLGQRSGYVRGLGEMVIPESSRQATDAQIAELTERAERHEKEAADYKGQLDDLRENVMLLQAKYDKFIEI
- the LOC122295784 gene encoding uncharacterized protein LOC122295784 is translated as MHIEKNICDNIIGTLMNIFGKTKDHPNARRDLFNLNIRKELHLIQDGQRISMPHACYTLYGAERIGFCSWLHDVKFPDGFASNIARCISVPNCKISGMKSHDCHIFMQRLLPTAISGYLRQDVRLALTELSTFFKELCARTCKIDVLEKLQADIAIILCKLEMIFPPTFFDIMVHLAYHLPREALLAGPVQYRWMYPFEKYFGKFKRYVKNKAYPEGSIAEAYIHVECLNFCSMYLNDIETRFNPPERNVDEGEEGVRDGLSVFSQKVRPMGFASRHRLDDNIFIKARWYVLNNCIEIGKYLNEHYLQVSEEYPDNADNMHAAKFPGWFKSHIQSMRADNPGEVSDDLYALACGPDPWGASYSGCISNGIRFHTTNREKHRRTQNSGVMVISEQLRSEKLEFFGRLTDILEVRYMGWRRVYLFKCEWFDISDSKRGIRVEQHLTSVNMSRTAYKDDPFVLACQASQVFYLKNRSIRGDWYVVQKVIHRNVYDLPREPLIEDDASDSSDDAYQEDNSSDVYVSVHADDIPLQTDMHRPNVEPE